CTTGTTAAGCTATTACAATTATAAAATGCCCACCCCCCTATACTATTTACACTTTCAGGTACATCTATATTAGTCAAGTTCATACATCCTTCAAATGCATAAGGTCCTATGTCTGTTATACCATCGTCTAATTTTACACTTTTTAAATTCATACAATATGCAAAAGCATTATCCCCGACACTTTTTACTTTTACACCATCAATTTCACTTGGTACTTCCACATCTACCTGGTTACCGTTATATTTAGTTATTGTCCCTGTATCTTTATCAAATTCATAATCCGAATTACTTACAATGTAAATTATACTTTCCCATATTCTATTAGAACTATTATGTAGAAGATTTTTTGTAGCTTCACTCTTCACATAAAATTTAGGATGTTCACATTTATAAAATATATTATCTCCTAAAGTTACTATGCTATCTGGAATATTTACTATTTTTAAAATAGTACATTCACTAAACGCATCATCTCCTATGGTTTTTACACCCTCTGAAATAATTACACCTCTTAAACCACAATTCGAAAATGCCTGAGCACCTATACTTGATACTGTACCTGGTATATTTATCTCTGAAAGTTGTGTGCAGTTAGCGAATGCTGATTTCCCTATTTGTGTTACTCCACTAGATATAGTCGCCTTAAGTAATCCAATACATTGAAAAAATGCTCCTTCACCAATGCTACTAACACTACCAGGTATAGTTATATTTCTTAATCCACTATCCATAAAAGCGACGTCACCTATAGACTTTACTCCATTAGGTATAGTTATATTTTGCAATTTATCACACTCTTCAAATGCAGCATCTTTTATTTCTGTTATAGTATCAGGTAGGTTCACCTCTTTTAAGTTACTACATCCAGCAAATGAATTATTTTCTATTGTTGCTACACCTTCCGGAATTGTTATACTTGTTAAACTAGTACAGCTTTCAAATGCGCCAAGTCCTATACTTATCACAGTATCTGGAATTTTTACACTAGTTAAACTAGTACAATTTTTAAATGCGCTATTTCCTATACTTGTTACTGAAACGCCATCTATTGTACTTGGTATTATTACATCAGAATCACTACCAACATATTTTATTATCATGCCTGTAGCAGTATCAAATTGGAACCCTGAATTCTTAATAACTGCATTAACCGACTTATTATTCCATACTTCTACTGTCTTGTTTCCTCCAGTTTCATTAGCTGCTGCAGATACCTGTGTAGTTGCCTCCATACTTACGCACATGCTTAATACTAATATTTTACTAATCAGTTTTTTATTTCTTTTTAACATATTGTCTACCCCTTTTGTCAAAATATACTATTTCTATATTTTATCATGTCTGTATTAATAAGTCTAATTATGTAAACATATTCTATAGCCTAATGTATTCCAATTATTCAATCTAAATATTTGTTCTGCACATGTGGCAAAATGCAAACTTCTAAATCTTGCAAATGTTGCATAATCTGGAGCAGTCGCCTCCTCAAGTAAAAACATAAATTTAATATCTCTAAGACATGCTTTTTCAATGTCCCAATATGAATATAGTTTATTCATCTAACCCTAAATCATAATCTCCAGCATTTTTCTTGGCGATACTTGATTTTCTCTTACTAGAAAATAAGTCTAATATAAATCTTTTAAATCCATCTCCTCTACAAATTGACTTAGTAATCGCACTGAATCATTAGCTGGTATAATATAATTAATATTTAATGGAAGCTTTAATTGATAAAACTTCTGATTAATTGTATAATCTTTTTTCCACGAAAATGAGCCGCACACTAATTTAGTGCGACGGCCCCTTTTCAATTAGAAATATTATTATATTCTTTGTATCTTTTTATCAATTACTTACAATAATGTGATATATATATTGTTTATCCCAATCACAATAACGAGGGACAATTCGTATATCCCCTCCACCTACAGCTATTGCTTTAACTTCTTTTGAGTTTTCCCATTTCATGCAAGTTAGATTTGCTAGAATTCTTGGATTAGTTTTATAATCTTTTTCAACAAGTTTAATAACCTGTCCTAGCTTTACCTGTATGCTTGAACCATTAGGATAACTTGAGGTCAATATATCACCATTAGAATTAGTAGTATAAGTTATTACAATAGGAGCATTTCTGTTATTAGAACTTGCTTCACTATCGTTCTCTTTTTTCTTTGCCGGTGTCTCCACAATAATTCCGTCTTGATTTAAATAACATCCATCAATTGTTGTATTTACTGCCATTGTTCCATCATTATTCATGTAATACCATTTGTCACTATCCTTTATCCAACCTGTTCTAAGCTTTCCATCTGATCCTAAATAGTACCACTTACTTTTATCCTGAAGCCAGTTTAATTTCATTTTTCCTGAATCATCACAATAATACCAGGAACCATTATCTTGAACCCAGCCTGTTTGAACTTTATCATCTTTATAATAATACCAATCGCCATCTTTTTGATTCCATCCATTTTGTTTTGCTTGTTCTTTCTTAAGTTCATAATTTGCAGTAGCTTTACTTGGAGTACTATCGCTTGATGCATTTAATGCATATATAGCACCTCCTGCTCCGCATGCAATAACTACCACTGCACTTGTCACTCCTAAAATTAACACATTCTTACCCATCTTATTTTCCCCTTAGTTTTAATAGTTATAATTTCAACATAGTAATTATAACAAATTGCATTAATATTTAACAGTATTTATATAATTAGCAAATATATTCTTTCAATTCAAAAATCTATATTTATTATAAAGATATCAATGCTTAATATAAATGGTAATCTCCCATATAATTTTAAGTACAAAAAAAGTACAAATAATATAACATTTAAAGTTACATAATATGTTACTTTAAATGTTATATTGTTTGTATCATTAAACGTAACAAATATATTTATATAAATATTATAATTACTGCATATATATCAATATATACAACAAAAATAATGCCTAATTATTATAATAAAAAATCACTCATAAATTAACTAAACATCGAAGTAATTATCACATTATAAGTTTCAAGAGCAGCACTAAACGGGAGCGCTATTAGCTTATTATTTATATCCTCTGAATTTACCCCAAAAAGAATTGAATAATCTCCAACCTTCCTTAAATTCTTGGTAAAAGCTTCTCCTGGCTTTACACCATCTCTTATTATGGCTAGCTTTCCTGTTTTAGCCTCAGATCTTGTAACTGCGCTATCTATTGCTATAATTAAAGCATCTTTATATTCATTCCTTATTTTCTCTTCAATGCTTTCAACATTATAAGAATCAACTCTATCATTCATTGTCCCAAAACATAATATATCTTTTTCTGCAAGAAGAGAGCCAACCATAGGACCATAGCTATCCCAAACATGCTCTGGCGTTCCTATACATAAAAATATTTTTCTCTTTGGATTTATACATATTTCCGCTAAAACCTCAGCACTATTTTCATCTAATTTTCTAATAGTCAACTTTCATTTCCCCTCTTCTACAAATTTTGTATTTCATTATAGATATCCAAATTAATAATAAAACTTATAAATGTAATATACATACATCATTGAGAAATTATAATCACAACACTACACTAGAAATTAGATACATATTTGTGCAAGCGGCATATGAAATTAAGCTGTGATGGTTATTAGTGGAAGGTTGTTCCACTTTCTGCTTGTCATAAATTTACTTTAGGAACATCCAGAAATGGGTGCAACCTTCCACTTAGAACCCATCCAGCGAAAATTTCATTAGTCCGCTGTAATAAATATGTATCTGATTTCGGTAAGTTTTGAGAAGTACACTCTTAATTGGAACTTATATTGTTAAAAATATTGATCAAGGCTTTTTCATCTGCCAAGTCATCAAATCTTATTATGTAATCACAAAATTCCATCATATACTTTTCATTTGCTGCCCCAATTATGATTCCATGTATTATAAATTTTCTTTTTTTCTTTAAAGCCTCTAATTTTTTTCTAAATTCCATAGATAAAAATTTAACTGGTTCTCCATCTGTAATAAAAAGTATATCTGCCTTTTTAAATTTATGATTGGAGAGAGTTTCTAACGCTTTTTCTAACGGAGGCTCAAATTCTGTACCGCCACCATAAAAGGTCTCTGCAATTTCTATTATTTTTTTCAAATTATATTCATTCTTTTTTGAATCTATCACTTTGTTTACGGTGTTATCAAACAATACGCATCTATAAGCCCTTTTAGCTTTAGTCGCTATTTGAAACATTGAAATGGCTATAGCCTTTGCAAAATACTCTTTTTTCCCCTTCATAGACTCTGAATTATCTATACATGCTATAAGGGGACCGTTTATTTCATCTTCGCCATGCACTTCATATTGAAGAAGGGTTTTATTTAAATATTTTTTATAAAATTGATTTTCTAAGTCTTTATCTGCTAAAAGGAGTTTTTCACAGCTTAAAATTCTATTTATGCTGTTTCCAACTCCAACTCCTGAAATTGTAAGCCCATACTTTCCTGGATTTTTGTTAATATCCTCTATATAAGTTCTCATCTTGCCAAGTCTTTTTGAAATATGCTTAATAATACTGCTTTTAGTTAAAGCTTTTGCAAGTTCAAGTTTTTCTTCATAACTAACCTTTTGTAATTTTCCATTTTCATCTCCAGGAGCCTTAGGAAGAGTGACAAAACTTTTCATTAACCCCCAGTCTTTACTTAGCTTTTTTTGAACCTCTGCTAAAACATCCTTTAATGAGTCACTTATTTTCTTTATATCTACAATATCTGTCCCTTTTTTCTGTGCCTTTAAAATATTGCTATCAGCCTTATCTATTAATTTTTTCAAATTGCACGCTTGTCCCTTTAAATCATCATCCTCAGGATCATATATTAACTGCTGCTCGACTTCTATAAGCTGCTCCTGGCAGGCAATAGCTGTATTTATATTGTCCATCAAAAATTGATGTGCTTCTGACTGCTTAGCCAAATTTTCAAGGATTTCACGAGCTTTATCTAAAAACATGCTTAAGGCATAAGTTGAATTAAACAAATCACAAGCTGTATTTTTCCTAAGCTTATTAAAATTGTCGTTATCAATTAATCTTTTTAATATTTTATTTTCAAGCTTTAGAGAAACAGCTACATTTTCCTCATTATAAACTTTTGGTGCAACCTTATATAAAGCATTAAATAAATCTTCACTCAACTTCTCAAAAAATGGAGTTCTCTCGTTGTTTTCTTCTATGGTTTCCCTAAGTTTTTCTGCGTCCCTTAAGGCATCTTTAAATATTTCCTTATCTATATAATCCAATTTGACGGAGCTAAAATGAATTTTATCATCTATTACATCTAAAAACTCAACATTGGCTGAAAGCATAATAACAAATCCTCCCTTAGCTATAAATCAGCTTATTTATAGCACAATATCCTTTTTAATATTTTCTGCATACTCTTCCATATCGTTTAAGAGCTTCATAAAATCATTAAATTCCTTGCTATTATCTCTGCCTTCTTTTTTCATTGAACTAAGAATCCCATTTATGGTATTCACGCCATAATTAATATTCTTTATTATTTCAGTTACTGCCATAGTTTTATTGAACACATACTGATCAGAACCTTTGTTATCTTCTAAATCAAGAAGCTGCTTTTTATAAGCTTCAAAGGTCGCTTTTAAATTTCTCAATTTATTTTTATTTGGATTAGCTAATTTTTCTACCTCTTCTAAAATTGCTGCTAGATCTTCTTCATACGTCCATAAAGTATATTTTAATACCTCTAAATCTTGAATTTCAGCTTCGTCCCTGCCATCTAAAAGCGCCGCTGCCTGCACTATTTTTAAACTTTCATTTTTTCTTCTATCTGAAATTACAATATTTTTCCTAAGTAACGTATTTAAAAGTTTATTATATGTATTTAGCACTTTTATGCTAATTGTAATTTCCTTAACTTTCTCATTAATAACCATTAAATCCTTAATATTTATCTTACAAACAGGCATTTTCACTGTTTCATTTTCCTGTAATAAAGAGCTTTCTCTTCTTCTATCTAAATAATTCTTAAATAGAGTTATCCTATTTGAAGGTTCATTAATATAATCTATATTCCATCTTAGCAAAAACCTGTCATATAGAGCTATAAGGTTGTCCTCTTCATAATATTCATTACTGGCACCTATTAAAGATATTAATGGTACTTTTTGAATTTCTTCATTAAAAAATAATTTTTCATTCATAATAGTAAGTAAATTATTTAATACTGCACTATTAGCCTTAAAAATCTCATCCACAAAGCTTATATTTGCTTCAGGAAGTTTATTTTTAGTATTTACTTTATAAATATCATTTTTCATTGCATTAATACTTACAGGGCCAAAGATTTCACTAGGCTCTGTAGTCTTTCCCATAAGTATTCTAAAATAGCTACAATCCTCTATTCTATTTCTATACTCTTCTACTAAAGCAGATTTCCCTGTTCCTGCAGGTCCATGAAAAAATCCATTAGAGCCTGTTATAAATGCTAAGGTAAGCATTCTTATTTCATTTTCTCTTTCTATAAAGAGCTCATTTAATTCCTCTTCAATCTTTAAAATATCATTAATAGTGCCTTCTACAGCTTTCACTATCGACGTATTCACACGTTTTGAAACTTCACCTTTGGGATTAAACTTTTCTACTTTTTTCTTTCTTTTGTTAATATCTAATACATCAACCTTTGCTTCTTCATCAACTTTACTAAAATCAAACACTATTACCCATTTCCCCCTAAAATAAAAGGCTACGCCTTTACAGTTTACAATTTACAGTTTACAGTTATAAAAGACTACTTTTTCATTCCTTCATGAGCAGTCCCTAAAGAGTAAAATAAGCAGGGTCATTATGAAAATACCCTGCTCAGCTTAATTTAAAATCCTATTTCTTTATTAACAATATCTCTTTAGCATCAGTTAAGAAATCCATGAGCTTTTTTGATAAATCAGAAATCATTTCTTCTGAATTACTTTCATCAGATTTCACTACTTTCACCTTATTATCTAAATCCACATCTGCAGCTTTTATTTTTTTATTATGCTTTCTATCAAAGTCTTTAAGTTCATCCATTAATAAGTCGTACTTATCTATTGATGTATGTTTTGCAATATCAGCAGCTGTGAGTTTGCCTTCACTTAACATTTTATAGACCTGAGATATGTTATAAGTATGATTTTTTAGCTGCTTTAAAATATCTTCTTTTTCTAATTCCTTCTCATTTGGCTTTTCTTGATCCTCTACAAATGATACAGCATAGAAATTCATATTCTTGCAGTTTATATAATCTTTTAGCATTTCTTCAAGTTCTCTCATTCTCATTCTCCTAAAATTATAATTAAAATAATGACCTTTTACAATAATTACTATTGTTTTTCTTTATTTTCTGTTTCAACTTTTGAATTATCTTCTTTTTCAATATCTTGAATATTAGATACAAGCATTCTCCAAATTATATATTCTCCAGCTTGTGCAAGAGCCATCATCATTCTTCTTACAGAAAGATCTTCTTTATCATAATTTTCATCGACAATCTTACCATCTTTTATTAATGGAAGCATTGATGGAATTATCTTTTCTAATGCAATTTTTTGAGCTGCATCAATTTCTTTCTTAAAGAATTCTTCATTTTCACATAATGCTTGAGATATGTATACAAGCGCTTTTGACAAAGCTATATATCCTTGTCTTACAGTAAATTCATTATCAGCATCAAGTTCATCACTAATAACCTTTAAGATTTTCTCTAAAGCTGGAGCCATAATCTCATTATCCTTTTTTGAAATATCTTGTACCTCCTCAAATACTTTATCTTTTTTAATAGTTTTTGCATTTTTATTTTTCAATTTAATTCCTTCTTTCCTGGCAGGTAAAATCTCTGCCATATTTCTATATATAATTAATTAAAAATTAATTTTCTCCACATTTTTATTTTTAAAATATTCAATTATGGGTACTAACTGCATTGATATTATCTTGGTCCTTTCAGTTTCTGCATACATACTTTTCAACATTTTTTCCAACTTATAGGAACCATTTAAATTAACTATTAAATACTCAACACTTAAATGTGTTAATACAAAATATTCTATTTTATTTACATTAAGCTGTTTCTTCAATTCAATTGCAATATAGTTATCTCCTACTATTGCATAACCATCCTTTAATAAAGCTTCATAATATTTCCCAGATTTTTCAACAATTAAATTCAAGACATCCCTTTTAAAATCTCTCGTAGTTTTTCCTCCTTGCATACCTTATGATGTCAACAATTAATTTATAGTCTAAATCGACTTATTATTGCATTGCTATTCTCTTTATATATTACAGTTATTAATTTAAATTTGCTGCATGAACTTTTAAAAATCACTTAAAGTTCTTTATTATCTATATAATCTATCATATTCAAAAACTAATTCATCCCCTATTTTATCAATAGTCTTATACCATTTAGAATCGGCACTGTAGTATTTATTAACTTTACTTGTGCTCCCTCCACTATAATAACAAGCCCCAGGTGTTAAATAATAGGTTCTAAGCTGCCTTGCCAAATCAATTATACATTCATATTTTGAAGCATATACAGTTCCTTTTGATGAATTGAATTGAACATCCATACCTGTAATATTGTTATTCCCATTATTAGCTCTTAAGCTTTAATCCCATCCAGACTCAGCAGCTGCTATTGCAACTAGAGCAAAGGCATTTACCTTATACTGCCTTTCTGCATCAACAAAAGCATCTGAAAGCTTTAGTAAATTTGCATGATGTGAAGTATTAAGTACATTTGCCATCTCTTTATGGGTGATTCCACTTGGAATTCCTATATCATAGCTATTAAACCCAACCCGTACTCTACGCTCTTTTTCTTCCTGCTGCATTTCTACAACTTCAATTAAACTTTCATTTACTCTAATCAATGACATATCTGCTAAGTGATTATTGATTTTTTCCTTGGCTGCACATTTGTAATCAAAATTGCTGCTTCCACTACAGATTCCTAAATTTATTAAGAAAACAGAACATAAACATAGTGGTAATATTTTTGTTATTACCATTTAATTCCCCCTTCTAATATAGCCTAACTATTGCCATTTTTTCAATACCTTTTAAGTCGAAAACGACTTAAAACTGTTAATAATTTTTCTAATTTTAACAGCATAAATGCTTAGGATCAATTAAGTTCACTTCTGCATTGTATTTAGAAAACACAAGTTCTTTATTATAGATATCCTGCTTATTAGCAATATGCAAAGAATAACTGCCAGTTTGTATCTTCTCTACTGCTATATCCTGCATGACTATTCCACCAAACAATAACACTTCCTCAAGAAATTTAATTTTGTCATTATCCGTAAGGAACCCAAAAATATCCCCCATATTTTCCACATGAAATTTAAATAAAACATCTTTTCTTTTCAGGCTATATACAACGTAAAAGTTACATTTCTCAATTTTATTAGATTTTTTATAATATCTTTTGCTGCATTTAAAAACATAAAAATCTCCAACAGAAGCTTTAAATTCTAAATACATTAAAATATTACATGCTCGCTCTTTATTGCCAATATTAACCATCTCTTTCATGGTAATTCCCCCATAGTTAAAAGTAGTACAATACTATGTTACCACATTTTGGTCGTAATCGAAATAGACTCTTAACATTTTTTTGTAAAATTACTAAAAAGTTTTCTTTAGGGCTTATTTTTCTAGCTTCAAATGAAAAATTTATATATATAGTATAAATACTATATATATAAATTTTTTATTTGCCATATATTTTACACTTTTATTTCTTATATATGATTTTTAATAAATACTTTTGCTTTTTTATAATAACTAATTATACTTTAAGACCTTACTTAGTATATTTTTAAGTGACAGCTTAAGTAATATTTTATGTTACTATCTTTGTATTATTATTAGTTACTATTAATGTAACTCTTTATGTTATTAATAGAGTAAGTAAATAAATTACTTTTTGTGTTACTAAATGTGTTAGTTTTATTGTTACATTATAAGTTACTTATTTATAAGCATATTCTATATATATAAGTAGATTATGAGATTAGTGTTGTCAATAATTTATATAAATTTTTATATAAATTACTTATATATTATTGTTGAAATACTTCATATTTATTACAAATGTATTTAATGAATATAGAAAATATGTTGTAATGCATTTTCTACATCTATTATATATTTATATTAATTTGATTAGTTAAAATCTAATGTAATTAATGGAATACAAGATTGTTTAATATATGCTTATAATGTAAAATGTTTCTTAAAATGGAAAGTTAACCAAATAATAATCTAATTAATTTTATAAACACAAAATACTTAAATGGGACAAAATAAAATGAGTAAGGGAATAATAATTGGTGGAGCTTTGGCAATAGTTCTGGTTTCATCCTGTGCAGTAGGTGGTGCAGTTTTAGCTGCAAAAATGGAAAGTAATAACAATACTCTTGTTCAAAGCAATGTAAAAGTAACAGCAGAAGAAGTTAAAGAAGGCTGGATTAAAGAAAACGACAGCTGGCATTTTTATAAAAATAATGTTCTACAGGTAGACTGGGTTAAAGATAAGAATTCTTGGTATTATCTTGGCGATGATGGGAAAATGAGGACTGGATGGATAAAAAATAAGGATCAGTGGTATTATTTAAATACTGATGGAACCATGCCCACTAATACCACAGTAGACGGTTGTTACTTAAATAGCAATGGTTTAATAGAAGATACTCCAACAAAAGCAAAACAAAGCAATCAGGTTTCTGATGATAATAGTAATAATAACAGTAATATTACATATAAAACTTACACTAATAAACGCTTTCTCTTTTCCATTGATTATCCTAGTAATCTACAATTTATGGGTGGCGGTGCAGATTTTAAAAGTGCTGATGGTCGCCTTGAGTTAGGCGCAAGTGGAATGAACAATGCTATTTTTCAAACAGTAGAATATTATTATAATCAGTCTTTAGAATACGAAAAGGTAACTCCATCTTATTCGCATTTAGGAAAGAACTCTTATACTTTGTCTTGGGAAAAAGATGGAAAGATTACTTATGAATATTTTATATTAGGTAAAAAATCTTTTAATCGCTTTGGCTTTACATATCCAACTAGTGAAAAAGAGTATTATCAACCTGTAGTAGAACGGATGTATAATTCCTTTAAAACTCCTGGTCTTGATTCTTCTCATTAGAATAATAAAAAATTACTCTTCCTTAATACAGCTGTAAAAATAATTAACAGCCATATCAACAATAGTTGATACACAAATATTAATATCTGGATGTATACTCTTAAGTTCTGATAATTTTCGGACCGTTGATGATCTTAAGTTATAACATCTTTTGCTATCCGGAGCTTCACCATCAATTATGTGTGCAGCTCCATTTTCATTTTTTGTAAGGCCAATGCCACTTAAAAATTTTGTTTTGTGTATCTTTGAAAGTGGTATAATTCTCTCGTTGTTTCTTAAATTCTGAAATTGATTCTTTGAATCCCCATCTATTTTATCACAGCATAAATCCCCATTCTCAAAGTTAAAGCTTGCTAATTCATTTCCCTGTATATTATTATCAAAACCTATTATTTCTTTTTCTTCTTCATTAAAATCATTTTTAAATTCATCCTTGTCCATAGATCTATTAAGTTTCATTTCAAAAATCTCCTCTCAAAGTTAAAAATTCTAAGAATATACATTCTAAAGAATATATATTTTTATATTCTTACAATATACAGCTTAAAAATAACTAATAGTTCATGGTAATTTCTAATTTTATTTCCTCTAAAATAAAAAAATAAACTATATAATTTCTTACCTTAATCATATCTATTAGTTAAATAAACAATTTACAGGAGGAATT
This genomic stretch from Clostridium saccharoperbutylacetonicum N1-4(HMT) harbors:
- a CDS encoding VWA domain-containing protein; its protein translation is MLSANVEFLDVIDDKIHFSSVKLDYIDKEIFKDALRDAEKLRETIEENNERTPFFEKLSEDLFNALYKVAPKVYNEENVAVSLKLENKILKRLIDNDNFNKLRKNTACDLFNSTYALSMFLDKAREILENLAKQSEAHQFLMDNINTAIACQEQLIEVEQQLIYDPEDDDLKGQACNLKKLIDKADSNILKAQKKGTDIVDIKKISDSLKDVLAEVQKKLSKDWGLMKSFVTLPKAPGDENGKLQKVSYEEKLELAKALTKSSIIKHISKRLGKMRTYIEDINKNPGKYGLTISGVGVGNSINRILSCEKLLLADKDLENQFYKKYLNKTLLQYEVHGEDEINGPLIACIDNSESMKGKKEYFAKAIAISMFQIATKAKRAYRCVLFDNTVNKVIDSKKNEYNLKKIIEIAETFYGGGTEFEPPLEKALETLSNHKFKKADILFITDGEPVKFLSMEFRKKLEALKKKRKFIIHGIIIGAANEKYMMEFCDYIIRFDDLADEKALINIFNNISSN
- a CDS encoding DUF1256 domain-containing protein, encoding MTIRKLDENSAEVLAEICINPKRKIFLCIGTPEHVWDSYGPMVGSLLAEKDILCFGTMNDRVDSYNVESIEEKIRNEYKDALIIAIDSAVTRSEAKTGKLAIIRDGVKPGEAFTKNLRKVGDYSILFGVNSEDINNKLIALPFSAALETYNVIITSMFS
- a CDS encoding AAA family ATPase; the protein is MFDFSKVDEEAKVDVLDINKRKKKVEKFNPKGEVSKRVNTSIVKAVEGTINDILKIEEELNELFIERENEIRMLTLAFITGSNGFFHGPAGTGKSALVEEYRNRIEDCSYFRILMGKTTEPSEIFGPVSINAMKNDIYKVNTKNKLPEANISFVDEIFKANSAVLNNLLTIMNEKLFFNEEIQKVPLISLIGASNEYYEEDNLIALYDRFLLRWNIDYINEPSNRITLFKNYLDRRRESSLLQENETVKMPVCKINIKDLMVINEKVKEITISIKVLNTYNKLLNTLLRKNIVISDRRKNESLKIVQAAALLDGRDEAEIQDLEVLKYTLWTYEEDLAAILEEVEKLANPNKNKLRNLKATFEAYKKQLLDLEDNKGSDQYVFNKTMAVTEIIKNINYGVNTINGILSSMKKEGRDNSKEFNDFMKLLNDMEEYAENIKKDIVL